In Pseudomonas fluorescens NCIMB 11764, a single window of DNA contains:
- a CDS encoding YbdD/YjiX family protein — protein sequence MFNDLSRLGKYLGQAARLMVGMPDYDNYVEHMQSKHPDKPVMSYEMFFRERQEARYGGKGGPKCC from the coding sequence ATGTTCAATGACCTGAGTCGCCTCGGTAAATACCTCGGTCAGGCCGCGCGCCTGATGGTCGGCATGCCCGACTACGACAACTACGTCGAGCACATGCAGAGCAAACACCCGGACAAACCGGTGATGAGCTACGAAATGTTCTTCCGGGAACGTCAGGAAGCCCGTTACGGTGGCAAGGGTGGGCCCAAGTGCTGTTGA
- a CDS encoding GntR family transcriptional regulator, producing MNSFASPHTLVALPFSPPADDLYSRVFDAILEQRLHAASRFTEESLAQMFGVRRSEIRGVLTQLSHQQVIVLRANHRPRVAMLDSELIRQTLHARRLTETMVVRLACQQPRSQDLKCLRALIDSERHCAARGSAIRLSGEFHLKLAEMAGNAPLAHFLGSLVPLSSLAIAQVEVQVEGYCDWQVHAGILDAVERSEAVKAVMLLSRHLDYLEETLLSTGPGLSQNRVAG from the coding sequence ATGAACAGCTTCGCTTCACCACACACTCTTGTCGCCCTGCCCTTTTCTCCGCCGGCGGATGATCTCTACTCGCGAGTCTTCGACGCCATTCTCGAGCAACGCCTCCATGCTGCCAGCCGCTTTACTGAAGAGAGCCTGGCGCAAATGTTCGGTGTTCGCCGCAGTGAGATTCGCGGGGTGTTGACGCAACTGTCCCATCAGCAGGTCATCGTCCTTCGGGCCAACCATCGCCCCCGCGTCGCCATGCTCGATAGCGAGTTGATTCGGCAGACACTGCATGCCCGGCGGTTGACTGAGACCATGGTGGTGCGGCTGGCGTGCCAGCAGCCCCGGTCACAGGACTTGAAATGTCTACGAGCCCTGATCGATAGCGAGCGTCACTGTGCAGCGCGTGGGTCGGCGATTCGGTTGTCGGGGGAGTTTCATCTGAAGTTGGCGGAAATGGCGGGGAATGCACCATTGGCGCATTTTCTGGGCAGCCTTGTGCCCCTGTCTTCGCTGGCGATTGCGCAGGTTGAGGTGCAGGTGGAGGGTTATTGCGATTGGCAGGTGCATGCAGGGATTCTGGATGCAGTAGAGCGTAGCGAGGCAGTCAAGGCGGTCATGCTGCTCAGCAGGCATCTGGATTATCTGGAGGAAACATTGCTGAGCACGGGACCGGGCCTGAGCCAGAATCGTGTTGCGGGTTAG
- a CDS encoding bifunctional diguanylate cyclase/phosphodiesterase: MSNVTPPLIPRAPTVAPGSPLRGTLKGALATLVLLLLALLFWQLLDQLRETQKNQRQYTIDYTADLAAQVSLNMALNAQIALNLLPIVEQPQSADEQQELLRKLQKSLPDLISLALLSPSGKILSDSATDSEDADYLADLVRHSRRQAHYFSNADNGSTVHLLLHQSSGSTRGYWALRLKPSFFSSLTKQNETGIRPMWLVENRFNHQVISRDDSRPSAKPGELTEEDVANSVLTVPLSSSDWQLRGLFDRKRVIEELLPAFIGKCLLGLALSLLPLIALLNMRRRQRQVTEGRRRYKDIFEGTGVALCVLDVSGLKQAFDKARLHSSEQLRGWLESAEQRQQLLQELRITEVNQVALQLLNVNTCEQAWKLLIDGNPLDGTAIGNQVLDAVLNQQKQLELEIKLPDANGRDQHLWLVLRLPEDQDDYKAVILSINDITSRKLIELSLLEREGFWSDVVRTVPDHLYVQDVISQRMIFSNHHLGQTLGYNRTELHQMGEYFWEILLHPEDADHYHRSRQTQRHAGYTQLLQCQLRFRHRNGQWRRFDIREQALARDKHDQVTRIIGVAKDITEQIEASESLRDSEQRYRMLAESISDVIFSTDSKLSLNYVSPSVQAVLGYDTDWIFQNGWQTTIANPQQLSGIYSLMDRVSKALDKPDQLALLRSQVQTQLFLFDCLRADGRKIPIELRLVLVWDEHGAFEGVLGVGRDISQQRRAEKDLRMAATVFEHSTSAILITDPAGYIVQANEAFSRVSGYAVEQVLDQLPNMLTVDEQQEAHLRYVLKQLNQHSTWEGEVWLKRRNGEHYPAWVGITAVLDDEGDLASYVCFFSDISERKASEQRIHRLAYYDALTHLPNRTLFQDRLHTALQSAERQKSWVVLMFLDLDRFKPINDSLGHAAGDRMLKEMATRLLGCVDDDDTVARMGGDEFTLLLQPRINREIALNRAIHVAEQILASLVKPFVLEGREFFVTASIGIALSPQDGNELSQLMKNADTAMYHAKERGKNNFQFYQADMNASALERLELESDLRHALEQNEFVLYYQPQFSGDGKRLTGAEALLRWRHPRRGLVPPGDFIPVLEELGLVVDVGDWVISEACRQLKSWHQAKVRVPKVSVNISARQFSDGQLGTRIATILKETGLPPACLELELTESILMREVSEAMQILAGLKNLGLSIAVDDFGTGYSSLNYLKQFPIDVLKIDRTFVDGLPSGEQDAQIARAIIAMAHSLNLAVIAEGVETHEQLDFLREHGCDEVQGYLFGRPMPAGRFEAQFSNDALFMFD, from the coding sequence TTGTCCAATGTCACTCCGCCCCTGATCCCCCGTGCACCGACTGTTGCGCCCGGCTCCCCCCTGCGCGGAACCTTGAAGGGTGCGCTGGCGACACTGGTGTTGCTGCTGCTCGCCCTGCTGTTCTGGCAACTGCTGGATCAGCTGCGCGAAACCCAGAAAAACCAGCGTCAGTACACCATCGACTACACCGCCGATCTGGCCGCGCAAGTCAGCCTGAACATGGCACTCAACGCGCAGATCGCCCTCAATCTGCTACCGATCGTCGAACAGCCACAAAGCGCCGACGAACAGCAGGAGTTGCTTCGCAAGCTGCAAAAATCCTTGCCCGACCTGATCAGTCTTGCGCTGTTGAGTCCCTCCGGCAAAATCCTCAGTGACAGCGCCACCGACAGCGAGGACGCCGACTACCTCGCCGACCTGGTTCGTCACAGCCGTCGCCAGGCCCACTATTTCAGCAACGCCGATAACGGTTCGACGGTGCACTTGCTGCTGCATCAGTCCAGCGGCAGCACGCGTGGCTACTGGGCCCTGCGCCTGAAGCCGAGCTTTTTCTCGTCACTGACCAAACAGAACGAAACCGGCATCCGCCCAATGTGGCTGGTGGAAAACCGCTTCAACCACCAAGTCATCAGTCGCGATGATTCGCGCCCCTCGGCCAAGCCGGGCGAGCTGACCGAAGAGGATGTGGCCAACAGCGTGCTGACGGTTCCCCTGAGCAGCAGCGACTGGCAATTGCGCGGTTTGTTCGACCGCAAGCGCGTGATTGAGGAATTGTTACCGGCGTTCATCGGCAAATGCCTGTTGGGACTGGCGCTCTCCCTGCTGCCGCTGATTGCCCTGCTGAACATGCGCCGCCGTCAGCGCCAGGTGACTGAAGGTCGTCGGCGCTACAAGGATATTTTCGAAGGTACCGGCGTGGCGCTGTGTGTACTTGACGTGTCGGGGCTCAAGCAGGCGTTCGACAAAGCCCGGTTGCACAGCAGCGAACAACTGCGTGGCTGGCTGGAATCTGCGGAGCAACGGCAGCAATTGCTGCAGGAACTGCGCATCACCGAGGTCAACCAGGTTGCCCTGCAACTGCTCAACGTCAACACCTGCGAACAAGCCTGGAAACTGCTGATCGACGGCAATCCGCTGGACGGCACTGCCATCGGCAATCAAGTGCTCGACGCGGTGCTCAACCAGCAGAAACAGCTCGAGCTGGAGATAAAACTCCCGGACGCCAACGGTCGCGACCAGCACTTGTGGCTGGTGCTGCGCCTGCCGGAAGACCAGGATGACTATAAAGCGGTGATCCTGAGCATCAACGACATCACCAGCCGCAAGCTCATTGAATTGTCGCTGCTCGAGCGTGAAGGGTTCTGGTCCGATGTGGTGCGCACGGTGCCGGATCATCTGTATGTGCAGGACGTGATCAGCCAGCGCATGATCTTCAGCAACCACCACCTGGGCCAGACACTCGGCTACAACCGCACCGAGCTGCACCAGATGGGCGAGTACTTCTGGGAAATCCTCCTGCACCCCGAAGATGCCGACCACTACCACCGTTCGCGCCAGACCCAGCGTCACGCCGGCTACACCCAATTGCTGCAATGCCAACTGCGCTTCCGTCATCGGAATGGCCAATGGCGGCGGTTCGACATTCGTGAGCAGGCGCTGGCGCGGGACAAACATGACCAGGTCACCCGTATCATCGGTGTGGCCAAGGACATCACTGAGCAGATCGAAGCCAGCGAGTCCCTGCGCGACAGCGAGCAGCGTTACCGGATGCTGGCCGAAAGCATCAGCGACGTGATCTTTTCCACCGACAGCAAGCTCTCGCTCAACTACGTCAGCCCGTCGGTGCAGGCCGTGCTGGGCTACGACACCGACTGGATCTTCCAGAACGGCTGGCAGACGACCATTGCCAACCCACAGCAATTGTCCGGTATCTACAGCCTGATGGACCGCGTCAGCAAGGCGCTGGACAAGCCCGACCAACTGGCGTTGCTGCGCAGTCAGGTGCAAACCCAGCTGTTCCTGTTCGATTGCCTGCGGGCCGACGGGCGCAAGATTCCTATCGAGCTGCGCCTGGTGCTGGTCTGGGATGAACACGGCGCCTTCGAAGGCGTGCTCGGTGTCGGTCGCGACATCAGCCAACAACGCCGCGCAGAGAAAGACCTGCGCATGGCGGCCACGGTATTCGAACACTCGACCTCGGCGATTCTGATCACCGACCCGGCGGGCTACATCGTCCAGGCCAACGAAGCGTTCAGTCGCGTGAGCGGCTATGCGGTGGAGCAGGTGCTCGACCAGTTACCGAACATGCTGACCGTCGACGAGCAGCAGGAAGCGCATCTGCGCTATGTGCTCAAGCAACTGAACCAGCACAGCACCTGGGAAGGCGAAGTCTGGCTCAAGCGACGCAATGGCGAGCATTACCCGGCGTGGGTCGGCATCACGGCGGTGCTCGACGACGAAGGCGATCTGGCCAGCTACGTGTGCTTCTTCAGCGACATCAGTGAGCGCAAGGCCAGTGAACAACGGATTCACCGCCTCGCCTATTACGACGCCCTGACCCACCTGCCCAACCGCACGCTGTTCCAGGATCGCCTGCACACCGCCTTGCAATCGGCGGAACGGCAGAAGTCCTGGGTGGTGCTGATGTTCCTCGACCTGGACCGTTTCAAGCCGATCAACGACTCCCTGGGCCACGCTGCCGGCGATCGCATGCTCAAGGAAATGGCCACGCGCCTGCTCGGTTGCGTCGATGACGACGACACCGTAGCGCGCATGGGCGGCGACGAGTTCACCCTGCTGCTGCAACCGCGCATCAATCGGGAAATCGCCCTGAACCGGGCGATACACGTGGCGGAGCAGATCCTCGCCAGCCTGGTGAAACCGTTCGTGCTCGAAGGCCGCGAGTTTTTCGTCACCGCCAGTATCGGCATCGCCCTGAGTCCGCAGGACGGTAACGAACTCAGTCAGTTGATGAAGAACGCCGACACCGCGATGTACCACGCCAAGGAACGCGGCAAAAACAACTTCCAGTTCTATCAGGCCGACATGAACGCCAGCGCCCTCGAGCGCCTGGAGCTGGAAAGCGACTTGCGCCACGCCCTGGAGCAAAACGAATTCGTTCTGTATTACCAGCCGCAGTTCAGCGGCGACGGCAAACGCCTGACCGGCGCCGAAGCCTTGCTGCGCTGGCGTCATCCACGCCGTGGCCTGGTGCCGCCGGGGGACTTCATTCCAGTGCTCGAAGAACTCGGCCTGGTGGTGGACGTTGGCGACTGGGTGATCAGCGAGGCGTGCCGTCAGCTCAAGTCCTGGCATCAGGCCAAGGTGCGGGTGCCGAAGGTCTCGGTGAACATCTCCGCCCGGCAGTTCTCCGACGGCCAGCTCGGCACGCGGATCGCCACCATTCTCAAGGAAACCGGCCTGCCGCCGGCGTGCCTGGAACTGGAACTGACCGAAAGTATCCTGATGCGCGAAGTCAGCGAGGCGATGCAGATTCTCGCCGGGCTGAAAAACCTCGGGCTGAGCATCGCGGTCGACGACTTCGGCACCGGTTATTCATCGCTCAACTACCTCAAGCAGTTCCCGATCGACGTACTGAAAATCGACCGCACCTTTGTCGACGGATTGCCCTCAGGTGAACAGGATGCGCAGATTGCCCGGGCGATCATCGCCATGGCCCACAGCCTCAATCTTGCGGTGATCGCCGAAGGCGTGGAAACCCATGAGCAACTGGACTTCCTGCGTGAGCATGGTTGCGATGAGGTTCAGGGGTATCTGTTCGGGCGTCCGATGCCGGCGGGCCGGTTTGAAGCGCAGTTCAGCAATGATGCGTTGTTCATGTTCGACTGA
- a CDS encoding C4-dicarboxylate transporter DctA, with translation MLRWCSRSIFLQVVLGLVLGIVCGLTLPEYSAQLKPLGDGFIKLIKMLIGLIVFCVVVSGISGAGDLKKVGRIGLKSVIYFEVLTTIALVIGLVFAFTTGIGSGANIHLEQLSAADMGDIAQRGQHMQTTSQFLMNLIPSSVIGAFAENNILQVLLFSVLFGSALNLVGEAASGISRLINELSHVIFRIMGMIVRLAPIGVFGAIAFTTSKYGLDSLQHLGSLVGLFYLTCVAFVTLILGLVMRLSGLKMWPLLKYLREELLIVMGTASSDAVLPQIMRKLEHLGIGSSTVGLVIPTGYSFNLDGFSIYLTLAIVFIANATGTPLAMTDLLTILLVSLITSKGAHGIPGSALVILAATLTAIPAIPVAGLVLVLAVDWFMGIGRALTNLIGNCVATVAIARWEKDIDIQRANKVLSGQVGYTFQPKKPVAPAHQQEF, from the coding sequence ATGCTCAGATGGTGCTCGCGTTCAATCTTCCTCCAAGTGGTTCTCGGACTGGTGCTCGGCATCGTCTGCGGGCTGACCCTTCCCGAATATTCCGCCCAGCTCAAACCGCTCGGTGACGGCTTTATCAAGCTGATCAAGATGCTCATTGGTCTGATCGTGTTCTGCGTGGTGGTCAGCGGCATCAGCGGAGCCGGCGACCTGAAGAAGGTCGGGCGCATCGGCCTGAAATCGGTGATCTACTTCGAAGTGCTGACCACCATTGCCCTGGTGATTGGCCTGGTGTTCGCGTTCACCACCGGCATCGGCAGCGGCGCGAACATTCATCTGGAGCAGTTGTCCGCCGCCGACATGGGCGACATCGCCCAGCGCGGTCAGCATATGCAAACCACCTCGCAGTTCCTGATGAACCTGATCCCGAGCTCGGTCATCGGCGCCTTCGCGGAGAACAACATTCTGCAAGTGCTGCTGTTTTCGGTGCTGTTCGGCAGCGCGCTGAACCTGGTGGGCGAAGCGGCATCGGGTATTTCCCGGTTGATCAACGAGCTCAGCCACGTGATTTTCCGCATCATGGGCATGATCGTGCGCCTGGCGCCGATCGGCGTGTTCGGCGCGATCGCTTTCACCACCAGCAAATATGGCCTGGATTCGCTGCAACACCTGGGCAGCCTGGTCGGTCTGTTTTACCTGACCTGCGTGGCGTTTGTGACACTGATTCTCGGCCTGGTGATGCGCCTTTCGGGCCTGAAGATGTGGCCCTTGCTCAAATACCTGCGTGAAGAATTGCTGATCGTCATGGGCACCGCGTCGTCCGACGCCGTGCTGCCTCAAATCATGCGCAAGCTTGAGCATCTGGGCATCGGCAGCTCGACGGTGGGCCTGGTGATTCCAACCGGGTACTCGTTCAACCTGGACGGTTTTTCGATCTACCTGACCCTGGCCATCGTCTTCATCGCCAATGCCACCGGTACGCCGCTGGCCATGACCGATCTGCTGACGATTCTGCTGGTGTCATTGATCACGTCCAAAGGCGCCCACGGGATTCCCGGCTCGGCGCTGGTGATTCTGGCGGCGACGCTGACCGCGATTCCGGCGATTCCGGTGGCCGGCCTGGTGCTGGTGCTGGCGGTGGACTGGTTCATGGGCATCGGCCGCGCGCTGACCAACCTGATCGGCAACTGCGTTGCCACCGTGGCCATCGCACGCTGGGAAAAAGACATCGATATCCAACGGGCAAATAAAGTGCTTTCGGGTCAGGTCGGTTATACCTTCCAGCCGAAAAAACCGGTTGCCCCGGCGCATCAGCAGGAATTTTAA
- a CDS encoding FadR/GntR family transcriptional regulator, with product MITSSTVVNSVVEKLRAALARGQWRSGEMLPGQRELAEQLGISRPSLREAVIVLETLGLVRSMPGKGVVVLDAHLSDSQSHDSAVAGASLEDVLQLRYTLEPFIVGLVAQSISSKEVGQLRLTLMDMREALEANDSEAGVNAYIAFHEELFTLTSNPIFQSVVQQTSNALKQSAQVLRNSPEHLAERLEENEAVVRAIRSKNSAQASAEMRRHILREGKRMGIELNIPDDNLGS from the coding sequence GTGATTACCTCGTCAACCGTCGTCAATTCAGTGGTAGAAAAACTTCGGGCCGCCCTGGCCCGTGGTCAGTGGCGCTCCGGCGAAATGTTGCCGGGCCAGCGTGAACTGGCCGAGCAACTGGGCATCAGCCGCCCTAGCCTGCGCGAAGCGGTGATCGTGCTGGAGACCCTCGGCCTGGTGCGTTCGATGCCCGGCAAAGGCGTGGTGGTGCTGGACGCCCATCTGAGTGACAGCCAAAGCCACGACAGCGCGGTGGCCGGTGCAAGCCTCGAAGATGTGCTGCAACTGCGCTACACCCTTGAGCCGTTTATCGTCGGCCTGGTGGCGCAATCCATCAGCAGCAAGGAAGTCGGGCAACTGCGCCTGACGTTGATGGACATGCGCGAAGCCCTGGAGGCCAACGACAGCGAGGCGGGCGTAAACGCCTACATCGCCTTCCACGAAGAGCTGTTCACCCTGACCTCGAACCCGATCTTCCAGAGCGTGGTGCAGCAGACGAGCAATGCCCTCAAGCAAAGCGCACAGGTGTTGCGCAACTCCCCCGAGCATCTGGCTGAGCGTCTGGAAGAGAACGAAGCCGTGGTGCGCGCGATTCGCAGCAAGAACAGCGCCCAGGCCAGTGCCGAAATGCGCCGCCATATCCTTCGCGAAGGAAAGCGGATGGGCATCGAATTGAATATTCCGGACGACAACCTCGGCAGTTGA
- the glyA gene encoding serine hydroxymethyltransferase, producing the protein MFSRDLTIAKYDADLFAAMEQEAQRQEEHIELIASENYTSPAVMEAQGSVLTNKYAEGYPGKRYYGGCEFVDIVEQLAIDRAKELFGADYANVQPHAGSQANSAVYLALLQAGDTILGMSLAHGGHLTHGASVSSSGKLYNAVQYGIDANGLIDYDEVERLAVEHKPKMIVAGFSAYSQILDFPRFREIADKVGAYLFVDMAHVAGLVAAGVYPNPVPFADVVTTTTHKTLRGPRGGLILARANADIEKKLNSAVFPGAQGGPLEHVIAAKAICFKEALQPEFKAYQQQVVKNAQAMASVFIERGFDVVSGGTENHLFLLSLIKQEISGKDADAALGKAFITVNKNSVPNDPRSPFVTSGLRFGTPAVTTRGFKEAECKELAGWICDILADLNNEAVIDAVREKVKAICKKLPVYGA; encoded by the coding sequence ATGTTCAGCCGTGATTTGACTATTGCCAAGTACGACGCCGATCTCTTTGCCGCCATGGAGCAAGAAGCTCAGCGCCAGGAAGAGCACATTGAGCTGATCGCTTCGGAAAACTACACCAGCCCTGCGGTGATGGAAGCTCAAGGCTCGGTACTGACCAACAAGTACGCCGAAGGTTACCCGGGCAAGCGCTACTACGGTGGTTGCGAGTTCGTCGACATCGTCGAGCAACTGGCTATCGACCGCGCCAAGGAGCTGTTCGGCGCCGATTACGCCAACGTTCAGCCACACGCCGGTTCGCAAGCCAACAGCGCCGTTTACCTGGCGCTGCTGCAAGCAGGCGACACCATCCTGGGCATGAGCCTGGCCCATGGTGGTCACCTGACCCACGGTGCCAGCGTTTCTTCCTCCGGCAAGCTGTACAACGCCGTTCAGTACGGCATCGACGCCAATGGTCTGATCGACTACGACGAAGTCGAGCGTCTGGCCGTTGAGCACAAGCCGAAAATGATCGTGGCCGGTTTCTCTGCGTACTCGCAGATCCTGGACTTCCCGCGCTTCCGTGAAATCGCTGACAAGGTTGGCGCTTACCTGTTCGTCGACATGGCCCACGTGGCCGGTCTGGTCGCCGCTGGTGTCTACCCGAACCCGGTTCCTTTCGCTGACGTGGTGACCACCACCACCCACAAGACCCTGCGCGGTCCACGTGGCGGTCTGATCCTGGCGCGCGCCAACGCCGACATCGAGAAGAAGCTGAACTCCGCGGTATTCCCGGGCGCCCAGGGTGGCCCGCTGGAGCACGTGATCGCCGCCAAAGCGATCTGCTTCAAGGAAGCCCTGCAACCTGAGTTCAAGGCTTACCAGCAACAAGTGGTGAAAAACGCCCAGGCCATGGCCAGCGTATTCATCGAGCGCGGTTTCGACGTGGTCTCCGGCGGTACTGAAAACCACCTGTTCCTGCTGTCGCTGATCAAGCAGGAAATCTCCGGTAAAGACGCCGACGCCGCTCTGGGCAAAGCGTTCATCACCGTGAACAAGAACTCCGTGCCAAACGATCCACGCTCCCCGTTCGTTACTTCCGGCCTGCGCTTCGGCACTCCGGCTGTGACCACTCGTGGCTTCAAGGAAGCTGAGTGCAAAGAGCTGGCCGGCTGGATCTGCGACATCCTGGCTGACCTGAACAACGAAGCGGTGATCGACGCCGTTCGTGAGAAGGTCAAGGCCATCTGCAAGAAGCTGCCGGTGTACGGCGCTTAA
- the yjiA gene encoding GTPase produces MSSPIPVTILSGFLGAGKTTLLRHLLKTEHGLKIAVIENEFSDAGIDTQLLGDEPVQVMTLSNGCVCCTIHTDLTKALYLLLERLDSGEIAFDRLVIECTGLADPAPVAQTFFIDEELRERYILDGIITLVDAAHADTHLTQTIAQAQIGFADRLLVSKRDLVDEPTFTALSERLTRINRRAPIRVVDHGKIDLAELLDVRGFNLNADLGGGVSLRPVSKAPSIDRISSLVLRTDKPLDIDKLSEFMNELLEDHGKQLLRYKGVLSILGEPRRMVFQGVLKLYGFDWDTEWADGEARESVIVFIADDLPEEKIREGFARVAAG; encoded by the coding sequence TTGTCCTCTCCCATCCCGGTAACAATCCTCAGCGGCTTCCTTGGCGCCGGCAAGACCACGCTGCTGCGCCACCTGCTCAAAACCGAGCACGGCCTGAAAATTGCCGTGATCGAAAACGAATTCAGCGACGCCGGCATCGACACCCAACTGTTGGGTGATGAGCCGGTGCAAGTGATGACGCTGTCCAACGGCTGCGTCTGCTGCACGATTCACACTGACCTGACCAAGGCGCTTTACCTGTTGCTCGAACGCCTGGACAGCGGTGAAATCGCCTTCGACCGCCTGGTGATCGAGTGCACCGGCCTGGCGGATCCGGCCCCCGTGGCGCAAACCTTTTTCATCGACGAAGAATTGCGCGAGCGTTACATCCTCGATGGCATCATCACCCTGGTCGACGCGGCGCATGCCGATACTCATCTGACCCAAACCATCGCCCAGGCACAAATCGGTTTTGCCGACCGCTTGCTGGTGAGCAAGCGCGATCTGGTGGACGAGCCAACGTTCACCGCATTAAGCGAACGCCTGACCCGCATCAACCGTCGCGCGCCTATCCGCGTGGTCGACCACGGCAAGATCGACCTGGCCGAATTGCTCGACGTGCGTGGTTTCAATCTCAATGCCGACCTGGGTGGCGGCGTGAGTTTGCGCCCGGTCAGCAAGGCGCCTTCCATCGACCGCATTTCCAGCCTGGTGCTGCGCACTGACAAGCCGCTGGATATCGACAAGCTCAGCGAGTTCATGAACGAACTGCTGGAAGATCATGGCAAGCAACTGCTGCGCTACAAAGGTGTGTTGAGCATTCTCGGTGAGCCGCGGCGGATGGTATTTCAGGGTGTGCTGAAGTTGTACGGATTCGATTGGGATACGGAATGGGCGGACGGCGAGGCGCGTGAAAGCGTGATCGTGTTTATCGCCGATGATCTGCCGGAAGAGAAAATTCGAGAGGGCTTTGCGCGGGTGGCCGCGGGCTGA